DNA sequence from the Sulfurimonas sp. HSL3-7 genome:
TTGTCGGCGACAGCCTCAATATGAGTTTCGGCGGCAAAAAAGATACGCTCAGCGCCACCCTCGATCAGATGATCTACCACACCCAGGCCGTCTGCAACGGCGCACAAAACAGCTTTGTCATCGCCGATATGCCTTTCGGCACCTACCCTACGGCTGAAAAAGCCCTGGAAAATGCGACCAGACTCTTCCAGGAGTGCCCTGCCGATGCGGTCAAGATCGAAGGGGGCCAGAACAAAGCAGAGACCATCAGACACCTTGTCGACAACGGCATCGCCGTCTGCGGCCACATCGGACTTCTGCCGCAATCGGTCCGCGGCGAAGGGGGCTATAAGGTCAAGGGCAAAAATGAGGAGGAGGCCAAGGCGCTGATCACCGATGCACTGGCGGTCGAACAGGCCGG
Encoded proteins:
- the panB gene encoding 3-methyl-2-oxobutanoate hydroxymethyltransferase; translation: MTKKLSITSIQKAKGDRPLTMITAYDALFAKLFDPIADIILVGDSLNMSFGGKKDTLSATLDQMIYHTQAVCNGAQNSFVIADMPFGTYPTAEKALENATRLFQECPADAVKIEGGQNKAETIRHLVDNGIAVCGHIGLLPQSVRGEGGYKVKGKNEEEAKALITDALAVEQAGAFCMVIEGVKAEVAMHVARAVKVPVIGIGAGNSVDGQVLVFSDMLGLFEAFTPKFVKKYLNGAELVKEAVQNYKDEVESRRFPDEIHTY